In a genomic window of Quercus lobata isolate SW786 chromosome 4, ValleyOak3.0 Primary Assembly, whole genome shotgun sequence:
- the LOC115984375 gene encoding putative disease resistance RPP13-like protein 1: protein MAGALVGGAVLSAFLQVAFDRAASREVLDYLNGRKLIDRLVQKLKLELMSAGAVLNDAEEKQITDPAVKKWLDELKDAVYVADDLLDEIAYEAMRCKLEAESTSTSKVMGFLSTTFVNSFDKRIQSELENILEQLESITKQKDVLRLEKVAAAAEVPSRPLTTSCPEEYGVFGRDKDMEAIFDMFQSHDASVNGICVVPIVGMGGVGKTTLARLIYNDKRVEESFDIKAWVCVSENYDYFRIAKTIFEEVTSSACDIQTMNLLQNKIREKFKEKKVFLVLDDVWNENYDDWVELLKVFKCGALEIKIIVTTRSTIVASKVGTLSYILNELSIEECWSIFEKHAFKNGSSGEFPVLEEIGRKIVQKCRGLPLAAKALGGLLRFEENPREWTKILKSDIWNLPKGNINILPALRLSYHYLPPHLKRCFAYCSILPKDYEFKKEELVLLWMAEDLLQQYEGNGMMEEIGEQYFDDLVSRSFFQRSSSKRSCFVMHDLVNDLAIFISGEFCFKLENNESCVITRKTRHLSYVRTEYDTSKKFKVSYKDKDLRTFLGLDLSEPQWLLNRISTMMVDDLLLTFKCLRVLSFSTYRSMRELPNSICNLKHLRYLNLSYTSIKWLPNSLCTLYNLQTLLLFKCESLIELPSKMWRLVNLHHLDLVGTKLKEMPLHMGKLGNLVKLTTFVVGKHSGSSIKELGELHHLSGALSILNLQNVHHARDAREVNLKDKQYLSELVFQCGFDNENSEKERHVLEQLCPHSKLESLTIADYGGTKFPNWLEDCSFSNMVSIRLANCKYCSSLPSLGHLPVLKKLYIQGFHFVLRVDREFYGDSSSTIKPFKSLEVLSFKDMPEWQEWFLFESEHEDGVEVFSTLKELCIIECPKLSGGLPSQLPSLIKLQIVECQQLVASVPRAPTLNSLKLSDCDKVVLKELPPKLDDLFIRGGRIFLQSFAELMTCLPVPGSGIPTTLKSLEIEGPFQTTTGHYYPSLESLNIWDDSDSLWSFPLESYPKLKSLTVWESKNLESLFVSEESYRDLSSLTRLGIYSSPNFVSFFSGGICAPNLTSISIYNCNKLKSLPENMRTLLPSLEGLAVGECPELESFPEGGLPLNLVTLGVSYCDKLFSRGLQDLHSLRQIWIKGDNCKEMESFPEEALLPPTLTNIYIFSFPKLKSLKGFQHLTSLKELCISDCDNLQYLPEEGFPTSLKSLHIHGCPELQYLPEDRFPTTLSSLSIDLCPLLKQRCEREKGEEWPKIAHIPNIVIDGELIE, encoded by the coding sequence ATGGCTGGGGCCTTGGTGGGTGGAGCTGTTCTCTCAGCATTTCTTCAGGTGGCGTTTGACCGAGCGGCTTCTCGCGAGGTCCTAGATTATCTTAACGGAAGGAAACTGATTGATCGGTTGGTGCAAAAGCTGAAGTTAGAGCTGATGTCTGCTGGTGCTGTGCTCAATGATGCGGAGGAGAAGCAAATTACAGACCCTGCTGTGAAAAAGTGGCTGGATGAGCTCAAAGATGCTGTTTATGTTGCGGATGACCTCCTCGATGAGATTGCCTACGAAGCTATGCGATGCAAGTTAGAAGCTGAATCCACTAGTACTAGTAAGGTAATGGGTTTTCTCTCTACTACTTTTGTTAATTCATTTGACAAAAGGATACAGTCCGAACTAGAAAACATTCTAGAACAATTAGAATCtattacaaaacaaaaggaTGTTCTCCGTTTAGAAAaggttgctgctgctgctgaagTACCATCACGACCATTGACAACTTCTTGCCCTGAAGAATATGGTGTGTTTGGTAGAGACAAGGATATGGAGGCGATATTTGATATGTTCCAATCACATGATGCGAGTGTTAATGGTATATGTGTTGTTCCCATAGTAGGTATGGGTGGGGTTGGTAAAACAACTCTTGCTCGACTTATATACAATGACAAAAGAGTCGAGGAGAGTTTTGACATCAAAGCTTGGGTTTGTGTATCAgaaaattatgattattttaggatagcaaaaactatttttgaaGAGGTCACTTCATCTGCTTGTGACATTCAAACCATGAATTTGCTGCAAAATAAAATCAGAGAGAAATTCAAGGAGAAGAAAGTTTTCCTAGTTTTAGACGATGTTTGGAATGAGAACTATGATGATTGGGTTGAGTTACTTAAAGTTTTCAAATGTGGGGCACTAGAGATTAAGATTATTGTTACGACACGCAGTACAATAGTTGCATCAAAAGTAGGCACATTATCTTATATTCTAAATGAATTGTCAATCGAAGAATGTTGGTCGATATTTGAAaaacatgcatttaaaaatGGAAGCTCCGGTGAATTTCCTGTCCTTGAGGAAATTGGTAGAAAAATTGTCCAAAAGTGTAGAGGTTTGCCTTTAGCTGCAAAAGCACTTGGGGGTTTGCTACGGTTTGAAGAAAATCCAAGAGAGTGGACAAAGATTTTGAAGAGTGATATATGGAATTTACCAAAAGGAAACATTAATATCCTTCCAGCTCTAAGATTGAGCTACCACTATCTCCCACCACATTTGAAACGTTGCTTTGCTTATTGCTCAATCCTTCCAAAGGATTATGAATTTAAAAAGGAAGAATTGGTCCTATTGTGGATGGCAGAAGATTTATTACAGCAATATGAAGGAAATGGAATGATGGAAGAAATAGGTGAACAGTACTTTGATGATTTGGTATCTAGATCATTTTTTCAACGATCAAGTAGCAAACGATCATGTTTTGTAATGCATGACCTTGTCAATGACTTGGCAATATTTATAAGTGGAGAGTTTTGTTTCAAGCTGGAGAACAATGAGTCTTGTGTAATCACAAGAAAGACTCGCCATTTGTCGTATGTTAGAACTGAATATGACACCTCCAAGAAATTTAAGGTGTCTTACAAGGACAAGGATTTGCGAACCTTCCTTGGATTAGATTTGTCAGAACCTCAATGGTTGTTAAATAGGATATCAACGATGATGGTAGATGATTTGTTGTTGACATTTAAGTGCTTACGAGTGCTATCATTTTCTACCTATAGAAGCATGAGGGAGTTACCTAATTCTATTTGCAATTTGAAACATCTACGTTATTTAAATCTCAGTTACACTTCAATTAAATGGTTACCCAATTCTCTATGTACTTTGTATAATTTGCAAACCTTGTTATTGTTCAAATGTGAGTCCCTTATCGAGCTGCCTAGCAAGATGTGGAGATTAGTCAACTTGCACCACTTGGATTTGGTTGGTACAAAATTGAAAGAGATGCCACTGCATATGGGTAAATTGGGAAATCTTGTgaaattaactacttttgtTGTGGGCAAACATTCTGGGTCTAGTATTAAGGAGTTAGGGGAGCTCCATCATCTTTCTGGAGCATTGTCCATTTTAAACTTGCAAAATGTTCATCATGCTAGAGATGCAAGGGAGGTTAATTTGAAGGATAAGCAGTACTTATCTGAGTTGGTGTTTCAATGTGGCTTTGACAATGAAAATTCAGAAAAGGAAAGACATGTTCTTGAGCAATTATGTCCTCATTCGAAATTGGAGTCTCTCACCATTGCAGATTACGGGGgtacaaaatttccaaattggTTAGAAGATTGTTCATTCTCCAATATGGTGTCTATACGCCTTGCCAATTGTAAATATTGCTCATCCTTGCCTTCACTTGGGCACCTACCTGTCCTCAAGAAACTCTATATTCAAGGTTTTCATTTTGTATTGCGTGTGGATCGTGAGTTCTATGGGGATAGTTCTTCTACAATAAAGCCTTTTAAATCCCTTGAAGTATTAAGCTTTAAAGACATGCCAGAGTGGCAGGAAtggtttttatttgaaagtGAACATGAAGATGGGGTTGAAGTTTTCTCTACTCTCAAAGAGCTTTGCATAATTGAATGTCCCAAGCTAAGCGGTGGTCTACCCAGTCAGCTTCCCTCTTTAATCAAACTTCAAATTGTAGAATGTCAGCAACTTGTTGCTTCAGTTCCTAGAGCTCCAACTCTCAATAGTTTGAAATTAAGTGATTGTGATAAGGTAGTGTTGAAGGAATTACCACCCAAGTTGGATGACCTCTTTATTAGAGGAGGTCGCATCTTCTTGCAGTCGTTTGCGGAGCTTATGACGTGTCTCCCTGTCCCAGGAAGTGGCATACCCACTACATTAAAATCACTTGAAATCGAAGGACCATTTCAGACCACAACGGGCCATTACTATCCTTCTCTTGAAAGTTTGAATATATGGGATGACTCTGACTCACTCTGGTCTTTTCCCTTAGAGTCGTACCCAAAACTCAAATCTCTCACGGTATGGGAAAGTAAAAATCTTGAATCTCTTTTCGTATCAGAGGAATCTTACCGTGATCTTAGTTCTCTCACTCGTTTGGGTATTTACTCGTCCCCTaattttgtatcattttttAGTGGAGGTATCTGCGCCCCTAATTTGACATCGATTTCGATCTACAATTGCAACAAGTTAAAGTCATTGCCTGAAAATATGCGCACTCTACTCCCATCCCTTGAGGGTTTGGCAGTCGGTGAGTGTCCAGAACTGGAATCATTTCCTGAGGGAGGTTTGCCCTTAAATTTAGTAACACTTGGCGTCTCTTACTGCGACAAACTATTTTCTCGGGGATTGCAAGATCTACACTCCCTCAGACAGATCTGGATCAAAGGCGATAATTGCAAAGAAATGGAGTCCTTTCCGGAGGAAGCGTTGCTGCCTCCCACTCTCACaaatatctatattttttcttttccaaagcTGAAATCACTCAAGGGTTTTCAACATCTCACCTCTCTTAAAGAGTTGTGTATTTCTGACTGCGATAACCTCCAGTACTTACCAGAAGAGGGCTTTCCCACCTCTCTTAAAAGTTTGCATATTCATGGCTGCCCTGAGCTCCAGTACTTACCAGAAGACCGCTTTCCCACCACTCTTTCTTCTCTAAGTATTGACTTGTGCCCTCTTCTAAAACAAcggtgtgagagagagaaaggggaagAATGGCCAAAAATTGCGCACATCCCCAACATAGTGATTGACGGTGAATTGATCGAATAA